The genomic stretch AATTACACCGAACCAAACGGTCCTGAATATAATTTGGCGGCCGGTGGGCGGTGGCTTACTAGCTTGTAGCAGTTCGGCTGTCAGGTTGGTCCATGCTTATTTACTACGGAGCATTAGATTAGACCAAGCCCATCCCTCCCTGCAAGGGATGGGCTTGTATTCTTGCGTGGCTCAAGCTTGCAATTAAGAATGTGTCAGTCTGATCCACATTCCGAAAacaaggtgttttttttttttttcataatttcaaaaaataaattttaataataataataataataataataatattattattattattattattattatatttagaaagtgtattgaaaatataatgatgtgaaagtaaattttttttttttaaatgagggAGTATTGTTTTGGggcaaataaatttttatgacccgtttaatttgtgaaaaaaaCAATGAGAACAACAATAAGAAGGAACTTATCGAATCtaaattttatagaaaatacattatttagaatattaatttcattgtttaatTTGTGGGGAATAAATTGTTGGAataattagtaatttagtataaatattcaaatacccctacataatttaaaaatatatgagcGTAATATAAGATTCATATTGTTGTAACTTTTCTCACAATggatggaaaataaaatatcacATGAGAGTGTGAAAttcatttttctcaaatttgagtaatttattttttattggatTAAATTCTCCATCAACCAAACAACGTGAAATGTTTGTTTTtctaaatttgagaaaaatcttcttttttttttatgaaccaaacatgttattAGACTTTAGGTTGCACGAAAATTAAAAACTGAAAAATGCAAATTAGACCATCaccattagttttttttttttaaatgagattTTTTGTTAGGTTTTTCCAAAGTGAAGGAGAGATGATAGGAGGAGAGAGTTCAACTGCTAAaaaatgttcaatttttttttagaaaagttATAAAAATTCAAGGTTGGTGCACATAGCACTATCCAACGAGTAGGTTGGCATTGAGTTGTTACCTTTAATGTTGTAGTTTCAATCTCCTTAGACATGATAaggactaaaattaaaaaaaaaataaaacaaaatattacagagtaatttttattttaaaatttcatattacaataatttatttatgtgtCACTGTGAATTTGTCACCACACCAACTTTGTTTGATGTACTCAattttttataagtttgattgAATCTCAATCTTAGGATCAATAATCACTACTACCTTAGAGATAAGGAGAGGAGTAAATCACGAGATGCCTAGCTAAGTGTACGTCTTTCAACTAACCGATAGACTCTCAAATGCTTGTACACTAGTGTTaagtttataactttattttgaattaattgacCGGTTAAGTTGTAACTTAGGATTTACTCAATTTCTTTgtcatataataaaataattaaattaattaatctttaTTAAAGACCAAATTAGTTAAATGTTCCATATATCATAATAAACAAACCTTTCGCAAGCATACTTATGAGTTATGAATTATGATTGACAATGAAATTCAACCGTACGAGAACGAGAGAAATGGAATTATTTATGAtagattgattaaaaaaaattaaaaaaaaaaaacttaaagtattgattagaTCTAAATGCATGACACCAGCCTCCTAAGTTGACTttaataattcattaatcaatatgcaataataatgtttttttttttaaaaaaaaaagtaaaataaaacatTGCCAGTTACGTGCCCTACTGGCAGCCTCCAATAGAAAGTAAGCAATTTAAAAGTGTCGTATTTAAGCCCAACTATTTATTGCGATTGTTATGCCATGATCCTGGGTCCATCTTGCAATGTGCACTCGGGTTCagattcacaattttaaaactttatattcacaattataaaattctatattcacaattacaaaactctatattcacactttcataactccatattcaataatataaacacaattttttaatctatataacaaaattacgaatatagagttcaaaaactgtgaatattgagtaatgtaattttgtatattgagatctaaaattgtgaatatagaactCTAaagttgtgaacatagaattttaaaattatattgtaaacaTGGTCTccggtccaccttgcaagatggactcgaatccatagcataatttgcccaattTTCCACAAAAGTAAGATTTTTTTGCTCTAAGGCCCCACATCTTAGTCGGATAAAATAGTAGAAAAGTAAATCATAGTAACATAATAATTCATTAAGTAAAAGAATTAGTGTATAATGTCCACAATGACATTACCACATCGGTGAAATTTTCACACTACGATTACCGTAGTTCGCTTATGTGTTTTTCTCATAATCTACTATTTAGGAACCAACTAATTTACTTAATAATAGCATCCATTgttgtctttcttttttttatgagaaaatgttggtgaagacaacctaaGTAATTTTCTTGATGAAATAGACAATCATCGTTAAAGACAAATGATCTTTATACTTCCtctgtttcattttatgtgtttgattcggttaacgagatttgactgaaattatttttaatttaatttttttataatattaagtttaatattaatatatgaaatatatatatatgtttagaaattacattaaacatactattaaacacataaaaaatacttttaaaaatacttttaagATACAGAGTactaaaaaaagagaaaaaattaaaatagtttgatcaatgaataataaatagaacagatagccaaagaccttgtggtcaagcggcacccggtgtacactcccatgcatgtggaagggggtgggtttgagcctccgtagaggcatctgttgactctttgtacttcagtaggttgagaaagtagttatgaacagatactacattgtaattgagttagtagaactcaaaaaaacaataaataaataaaaaaaaagataaaatgagTAATAATTTATCTTAGTTAGCtgttgagggaccaaattgagtattaactcaaatTAGGTAGAGACATAACTACACTATTGCGCTATCTTCTCAAGTATGAGAGTTTCGCCGAGTAACaatatatgatttatttatgtaattataaaagtaagttattataattaaatcagaGAAGATGCTGAGCATGACTTATCTTTTTATTATACTTATAGTTGACCGCGAAACTTCACTTGACACCCACGAAACAGACCTTTAATTTGGCCTGAGACAAATAAAAGATGCGTGGGAGGATCGGAGATTAGCATAGCCAAGATCAGAGGCGATGAAAATGGACGCGATTTGTTGCGGAAAGATGGAGGAGAGATCGTCGTCGTTCCGGCGGGTAGGAAGGAGTAACAGCACGCTTGTAGCGTCGGAACTGGAGGCTTCCGAGGCGGCGAGAATCGTTGGTTACAGCAGGCTATCACAATCTATGCGCGTGTACGATGAGCCGGCGAGCTGCCGGTACGATAAGAGGAGGAAGAACAAAGCATTGGCTTTCCTCATGAAGGTATTTTCCTGCAACAACGCCGGCGACGCCACCGCGATCGAAGGACAGACGGCGGAGAAGGCGGCGGAGCGGAAGAAACGGCAGTCGTCTTGGCTTCCGGATCACCGGCGGAGATGGCCTGTTCAAGGATGGTGAGAACTGAGAAGAGATTAAAAaactttttgagttttttttttttttttaattcatttttggtcccacAAGTATAAAACTATCTccacatttaattcctaattattattttgttgatattcaatttaacaaatttaaaatttttgtcattgaTCTCTCTAATCTAATTTTCAGTAACTAGTAATttactttaaagataaaaaaattaagtgacAATTTTGCCATTCAAGAAAAGTCGATATCAAGTGTGAAAATGATCTCATAAttgtttgatatttttatgcTAGTTTGGTAAAGCTTTGATATTTGTGAATCTTCAGGGGAAAGGGGATGGAGAATGAAGAAAAAGGTGCAGAGGTATTGGTTgagcagaagaagaagagaaaacagCCCATCATATTACCTAATCCTTACCGCCGGTGGCCTGTACAAGGATGGTGAAATCAAACAATTCTGCAATGTGCATTAACATTGTAGTGGTAATAGGCCTGGTAAACTAAGCTCACAAAGGACCTACTTGAATACTTGCAATACTACACAAGTGAATGAATAGAGGAAATGTTTTGTTTCTCCTTGTAAATGTTTTTCTTGCTTATATTTTCATTGAATATCTATAAATTATAGTGATACTAAAAATCCAATCACATGGAGGGGTGTATCATAATTACACCTTGCAAGCTAAGCTTAGATGCAACAATATCTTTCCAAGTTCAACCTCCCAAACCAAGGGGGGCCTTTGAGTGAACCAATACCAAATAAGTTCTGCATATACGCACCTTCAAGTTGCGAACCTTTGCTATTTCCCTGCAAAGGAAAATctgataaatataattttctgtATGGAAGACAAGAAAACAGTTAGTGAGGTAGATTTCATGTTTCTGgggcaaaaaaattaatacactCACTCCTACTAAATACAACAGGTTTAACAAACATTGGCAATATAATGCCTGATTATAAAATCACTTGACTGCAACAAACCATTTGTCATTAAAATACTTGTTATAAACCTTCACTGATCCATGAGTGGTTTTTGGTTTGAGTAATAACAAACTGTACATAACCAAATTACAAAAGTAATTGGAACAATACTACTGCTTTTGATTGTCCATAAGCCGTTACAGGAACTTTGATAAGAGAACCTTGCATTTAAGTCTAGAGAGGAAAAAGCCAAATCCCCAGACAAAGAAAACAGCATCCATAGCAACTAATCAACCATACTCATGAAATTTTTTTGCATGAAAATCTCATGACTGGAAGATTCAGAAATACAGAAACCATTGGAGATGTCATATAACTCCACCCCTGCTAGGCTTGGCTACAATTTGCTGTAGTACTCCTTTCCATCTTTGCTGACACCACAATTCTTCAAATCATTGAATTCATGGAAAAATCTCAAGTCTTCTTCCACCAAAACAGATATAATCCACTACCAATATCATGCAAATACAAGAACAGGTTTAACAAACATTGGCAATGCCTGACAATAAAATCACTTCACTGCAACAAACCATTTGCCATTAAAATGCTTCTTATAAAACCTTCACTGATCCATGAGTAATAACTAACTGTACGTGACCAAATTACAAAAGTAATTGGAACAATACTGCTGGTGTTGATTATCCATAAGCCATTACAACTTCCTCTCATTCTTGTTTGCATTTCAGGTGGAAAATTGACAAGGGATGGTTGGATTTCTTGGAACTTTGACAAAAACATTAAGAAAACCTTGCATTTACTCTTAGAGAGCTCCATACACAATCTGAAAAGAACAATATTTGCAAAATCCCCAGACAAAGAAAACAGCATCCATAGCAACCAATCAACCATACTCATAAAATTTTGCACTAAAATCTCATGACTGGAAAATCCAGAAATACATAAACCATTGGATATGTCATATAACTCCACATCTCTTAAGCTTGGCTTCAATTTGCTGCATACTCCTTTCCAGTTGCTGACAACATGATTCTTCAAGTCATTGAATTGATGGAAAATCAAGTCGTCTTCAACCAAAACAGATATAATCCAAACACCAGTTCCATTCATTCATTcagaattctttttttttttgaagatcatTCATTCAGAATTCTAATAGGCCAAACTTCAACATACAACCCAGAGCTCTTTACAAGCCAAAAATACACCACAAACTGAAATAAATACTAACAAAAGGATGAACTTGAATTGGATGAATTGGAAAACGAAGATCTTTGCTCCAACGTAGTTGCTAAACATTGTATTGGGAACTGTTATTGGAGATACCTTAACCGTTCATTCATAATTGCATTGTTAAAATTCTAGGATATACTCTGCAGGGTTATTACAAGATTTCTCTAGCTAATGCATTTGAATGATTATAAAAGCAAATTGGGCTATTTTACCTTTCGATTTCGCAGATGATTATGTCGTTTGGGAGTTGAGCCGCAGCCAGAGCGTAAAGAAACAAGAGCACAACACAACACTGAGAGGGAAGACCCGGGCAAAAAAGATCCCGTGCGATCTCCCCCTCGGGAACccaaaaaattgtttatttttattaagttTGCGACCTGCCATGTGAGCGCACCCGACATGGCAAAGGTCTGAGATGACAAAAGATCAATCGGGACTCAAGCCCAACATATCTCCTTTTACATCCAAACTTTCAACCAACACATTAATACAATCCGCCTATTTTCTTCGACACCAATGCTTCTCCGCCGCGCCGGTAAACCTGACATCTTCGAATAGGTAAAACGCGGTGACCTGAAAGAACCTTCAAGGCTCGGATTATGAAAACAAACATAAAGGCGGCGACTTCAAatcacaaaattaaacaaaaacgCAGACAAACCTTTATACCGTGAGAAAAGAAGATTAAAGATAAAGAAAAATCGCAACTTTCAGAGAAtcaagcggggagaaaaactaTATCAATAATTAAAGATGTGAAGATCGAAAGAAGTTTGCCTTATCAATTGCCACGGGCATGAATCACGCAATAACGAGCAGTGGTTGAGTCTCGATACCCCGTAAGAGAAAAACGACGACGAGTTTTGCGAGGCGCAGAAAGAGCGGCGTTTGCAATTTTCCGCGAAAACGCTGGTTTTATAGGATGTGAAGGAGAAATATAGGGGAGGGATTGATTGTGATGGAAAGCGATCTACGGTCAGTATTAAAACTCGTTAACCGACTTGCTCTGGCGGTTATCCAGCGCGATATCACGTGGCATTAAAATCAATACCCCTTTTTGAGTCCTACTTGGAAAAGATCTTTTACGAGTTAATCTCGAAGGTCGGATTTTACAGTTTCATAATTTTACTTTACCCTTAACATTTTACTAATCACGATCCAAATCAATACTTGtggtagaaattaaattagTCTTAAATTATACTAATCACTAAATTAATACTATAacattaattataactttttgtCAAGAAGACATTTAATCTTCAATTCCAGCTTGGTagattcataaaaaaattattaatatttgtcacaaaaagtCATTAAACAACATAGAACTATAGGCAATCAATTGCTCTCTGTCAAAAATCATACGTAATAAAATTAtagatataaaatattatatatactcctAAATTTTAATctcaacttttattttcttattcatatttttaaccCAAATACTCTTGATTGAacccacaaaataaaaatacattatcaTAAATTGccatataagaaaataaaagcaatgaaataaaaaagagtATGTTTAGTAAAactctaaaaatatattatttagcTACAACCCATTATTGCTTTATCATGATCATAGCCAGCATGTGTGTTCAATTATATTTGTCAGTTCGACCATCAAATGGgaattattatgttttattcttccttatatttataatataatttggtaCAACAAATACTATACccacatatttattattatatatatataaaataataagatttTGTATAAGTATTCATGAATACAAtcatgtatattatattcaattttattgttATTCAATTTACGAAAAAGTCTGCAATTGTTATCTGAAAGTTTAATTAGGTGGAGGAAGATCGCCTTATAACCCTCCTACTTGGTaaaggtaaaccaacctaggttccTTATACTTGATGGCGGACTCAAACCAAGAACAATAAACTCCCTTTAAGAGTCAAATTTAtaaccttataattatcaagttaaaTATAATGTCAAACCAACTCGATTGTGGTTGTTCCAAATTCTATTTATATTGTTAGTATTGATGTCAATAGTCTTTATATAATCATGTATGGTTAACTCAACTCGACAAGGATTACCTCAAATTCTATTGTATGTTGGTAGTACAGATACCAATAGTCTTATACAGAAGTATAACAAATATAGTCTAATGTAACATACACTTGTAACATAATATAAGATAATGGGCAAAGCACAACTCATCTCATGACTCCAtccttaaaattattatattgagCAGCAAACAAAGCTAAAGAACAACTATGTTTTGCTGTATTACAATGAGCACTGCCGGCCTGTATGCCATTTCATGGTTTGCTAGCTTATTACATTTTTCGCTTGAGAAACAGGAAGTAATTAACTGCCCTCTCTGCAACATTTCTCATCAAACATCATAGGATTTGCTTTCAAAATCCCTGCCACAGCTGTGCACAGACGTGAAGACGTAGAGGAGATGAATCCAAATTGCGGAGAGAAGGAAGGAAGGAGAAAAAATATCTCTCTCTGTTATTCATTTGAAAAAGAAAGAGTTAGAAAGCATGTATATACAAAAGTCTAACTAATATGTTAAACAGGTGGCTATATTCTAACAAACTAGTATAGCTGTTCAACTGATAGACTAGGCTACTTTCCATTACTCTGTTGTGCACCTTCTCCACCTGTGTTCCCTTGTTCAATATGCCCCTACAAGTTGGAGATGCCCAACTTGGAAGTGAAGTTAAGAAAGGAACCAGGGGTGAGGTTTAGTGAAAACATCAGCTAACTGTTGTCCTGTAGAGACATGAAGGAGCTTGAGGAGACCTTTCTGAAACTTTTCTCTAACCAAATGGCAATCTAATTCTATATGCTTTTAGGTGCAATTATGTCAGTTGATCCATAAACTGGGagagttgctgacttgctgTGTGGCAAATGAAATATCTGGTCTGGTAACAGTGAGGTAGATCAATTTTCCAACGATGCTTCTATACACCGATGGGTCATGAATAATGGGACTATCATTCTTGTGCAGCTTGACATACGGAACCATTGGGCTGTGGACGGGGTTGCTTTCCAAAAACCCAGTTTCCTTTAATACTTCAAGAGCATATATCATACACATACACTAATAAGCCAATGAAGGAATCATTTGTGCCCTTAGTGAACAAAGAGTAATTTTTAACCTTCTTAGACAAAACCTCGTGCAAGAAGCTCTATTGTGAGTTTGATGTTCCCCTGTCTGTTGGCCTGCTTAAGCCCATATAAGGATTTCCTGAGCCTACATACTTGCCCAAGTTTAGGAAGGCCGCTACCTGGAAGTGAAATCATGTATACTTCTTCATCTAGATCTCCATGCAAGAAGGCGTTATTGATGTCCAACTGGCGCAAGAACCAACCTTAGACAACAGCCACTGCAAGAAGAGTTCTTATAGTTGCCATCTTAGCTATTGGACCAAAAGTCCTAATGTAGTCCAACCCAAGTAATTGGGTATAGCCCTTAGCCACAAGCCTAGCCTTGTAACGTCCGATGCTGCCATCTGGATTACGTTTCACTGTGTACACCTATTTGCAACCCACTAGTTTCTTAGATGAGGGCATGTCTATGAATTCCCAAGTCTGATTAGCTTCCAATGTTAAAATTTCATTATCCATAGCTTCTTTCCAGCAAGAATGTCTAATAGCCTCTTGATATGAGGAAGGTTCCTTAATTGATGAGATATTGACCAAAAAAACTCTTATGGGCCAGAGACAGATTATTGTATGATAGAACCATACTcccaaaaaaacaattattgtaTGATCTGATCCATACTCTCAGTGGAAGAGTCAAAACACATTTATAACAGCATACCTTGACTTGCACTAAAGGTCAGTCCTTTGCCATTCCCCAGCAAGAAAAATCTGATAAATATCCTTTTCTGTATGGATCCAACCTTGAACCAGTCTTCTTTAATACATCTGGAATATGAAAAAAGTTAGTGAGGTAGATTTCATGTTTCCGGGGCACAAAAATTAATACACACTCCTAAATACAAGAACAGGTTTAACAAACATTGTCAATATAATGCCTGATTATAAAATCACTTGACTGCAACAAACCATTTGCCATTAAAATACTTGTTATAAACCTTCACTGATCCATGAGTGGTTGTTGGTTTGAGTAATAACAAACTATACATGACCAAATTACAAAAGTAATTGGAACAATACTGCTGCTATTGATTGTCCGTCCATAAGCGATTACAACTTCTTCTCAATTCTTGCTTGTATTTCAGGTGGAAAAGTGACAAGGGATGGTGGATTGCTTGGAACTTTGACAGAAACATCAGAGAGAACCTTGCATTTACTCTAGAGAGGAACAATATTTGCCAAAACCCCAGAAAAAGAAAACAGCATCCAAAAATTTTGCATAAAAATCTCATGACGGAAAGATTCAGAAATACATAAACCATTGGAGATGACATATAACTCAA from Ipomoea triloba cultivar NCNSP0323 chromosome 12, ASM357664v1 encodes the following:
- the LOC115999199 gene encoding uncharacterized protein LOC115999199, whose translation is MKMDAICCGKMEERSSSFRRVGRSNSTLVASELEASEAARIVGYSRLSQSMRVYDEPASCRYDKRRKNKALAFLMKVFSCNNAGDATAIEGQTAEKAAERKKRQSSWLPDHRRRWPVQGWGKGMENEEKGAEVLVEQKKKRKQPIILPNPYRRWPVQGW
- the LOC115998236 gene encoding uncharacterized protein LOC115998236, with the translated sequence MAGRKLNKKKRFFGFPRGRSHGIFFARGLPSRCCVVLVFLCSLAAAQLPNDIIICEIKRCIKEDWFKVGSIQKRIFIRFFLLGNGKGLTFSASQERDIFSPSFLLSAIWIHLLYVFTSVHSCGRDFESKSYDV